One genomic region from Bos indicus x Bos taurus breed Angus x Brahman F1 hybrid unplaced genomic scaffold, Bos_hybrid_MaternalHap_v2.0 tig00002862_arrow_arrow_obj, whole genome shotgun sequence encodes:
- the LOC113888888 gene encoding LOW QUALITY PROTEIN: leukocyte immunoglobulin-like receptor subfamily A member 6 (The sequence of the model RefSeq protein was modified relative to this genomic sequence to represent the inferred CDS: inserted 2 bases in 2 codons), with translation MAPALPALLCLGLSVGLRNQVQAGTLPKPTIWAEPGSVVSWGSPVTIWCQGPPGAQEFHLDKEGNPVFWDREKPPGPGDKARFSIHYMRDDHAGSYQCYYGTRTGWSERSDPLQLVVTGPYGKPSLSALPSPVVMSGGNVTLQCGSRWGFNRFLLTKEGEDESSRALDGQRMLDGQTQALFPVGPVTPGHRWTFRCYSFYRHSPRVWSAPSDPLELLVSGLSGKPSLLTPQGPVVTSGQNLTLQCRSDVGYTRFALSKVGGQDLPQRPAQRPQGGLSQADFPLGPVGTVHRGQYRCYGGHGLSSEWSAPSETLELLVAGRLRDRPSLSVRPGPSVAXGENVTLLCQSGERTDTFLLSKEGAAXRPLRLRSQDQDGRYQAEFSLSPVTSAHGGTYRCYGSLSTDPYLLSQPSEPLALVVADYTVQNLTRMGLAASVLLLLGILLCQAWHDHGGARDAARS, from the exons ATGGCCCCCGCgctccctgccctgctctgccttG GGCTGAGTGTGGGCCTGAGGAACCAGGTGCAGGCCG GGACCCTCCCCAAACCCACCATCTGGGCTGAGCCAGGCTCTGTGGTCTCCTGGGGGAGCCCCGTGACCATCTGGTGTCAGGGTCCCCCGGGGGCCCAGGAGTTCCATCTGGATAAAGAGGGAAACCCAGTTTTCTGGGACAGAGAGAAACCCCCGGGTCCCGGGGACAAGGCCAGGTTCTCCATCCACTACATGAGAGACGACCACGCAGGGAGCTATCAGTGCTACTACGGAACCCGCACTGGCTGGTCAGAGCGCAGTGACCCCCTGCAGCTGGTGGTGACAG GACCCTACGGCAAACCCAGCCTCTCAGCCCTGCCGAGCCCTGTAGTGATGTCGGGAGGGAATGTGACCCTCCAGTGTGGCTCCCGTTGGGGATTTAACAGATTCCTTCTAACCAAGGAAGGAGAAGACGAGTCCTCTCGGGCCCTGGATGGACAGCGAATGCTCGACGGGCAGACCCAGGCCCTGTTCCCCGTGGGCCCCGTGACCCCCGGGCACAGGTGGACGTTCAGATGCTACAGCTTTTACAGGCACAGCCCCCGGGTGTGGTCAGCCCCCAGCGACCCCCTGGAGCTCCTGGTCTCAG GGctgtctgggaagccctccctcctGACCCCGCAGGGCCCTGTCGTCACCTCTGGACAGAACCTGACCCTCCAGTGTCGCTCTGACGTTGGCTACACCAGATTCGCTCTGTCCAAGGTGGGGGGACAGGACCTCCCCCAGCGCCCTGCCCAGAGGCCCCAGGGGGGGCTCTCTCAGGCCGACTTCCCCCTGGGCCCGGTGGGCACCGTCCACAGGGGCCAGTACAGATGCTACGGTGGACACGGCCTCTCCTCCGAGTGGTCGGCCCCCAGTGAGACCCTGGAGCTGCTGGTGGCAG GACGGCTCAGAGACAGACCCTCCCTCTCGGTGCGGCCGGGCCCCTCGGTGG CCGGGGAGAATGTGACCCTGCTGTGTCAGTCAGGAGAGAGGACGGACACCTTCCTTCTGTCCAAGGAGGGGGCAG ATCGCCCCCTGCGTCTGCGCTCCCAGGACCAAGACGGTCGGTACCAGGCCGAGTTCTCCTTGAGCCCTGTGACCTCAGCCCACGGGGGCACCTACAGGTGCTACGGCTCACTCAGCACAGACCCCTACCTGCTGTCACAGCCCAGTGAGCCCCTGGCGCTCGTGGTCGCAG ACTACACGGTGCAGAATCTCACCCGGATGGGCCTCGCGGCTTCGGTCCTGCTGCTCCTCGGGATCCTTCTCTGCCAGGCTTGGCACGACCACGGAGGAGCCCGAGATGCAGCCCGGAGCTGA